One part of the Parabacteroides sp. FAFU027 genome encodes these proteins:
- a CDS encoding fasciclin domain-containing protein, with the protein MKAMRTPINKSITRSFISLLSFGILLAFAACTNPMDNKTFRTADTQMLDEYMADANNNLTDFLKIVDKADYRGMLHAYGTYTVFAPDNSAVQDYLQKTGKTLENLTKQEAAAIVGYHVVNDTISTSDFAEGRLSAQNIQKEYLLTHTTTQTNGNISYLVNRSATIIDRDERLGNGILHTLDKVLIKPNTTVAGTIDALPDADYSFMKQLVKDTHFDQVLANDSNKYTFIMQKNSVFAALGINSKDSLINRLRKNTPEITNTDSLLLQFIQYHCIPQRTYIRDFLISSALSTMAPKQVLSFKMSKDSILINEFIIGQLNEKGIQLDRTGVCTDVLCSNGVVQEALGQLEVKKRKPYRVYWDFADQPEIKALKGYRKVGTSVPFSDGELSEMRWGGKGAPKVTYYVGGWGGVKGQWVNGDQLTFRLDPGVLSWMEIKLPLLITGKYKVWFCWRRANPGTFRTTFKQDGEDDQVLPTVFNLEDYMPMPTTDGSNAEGKNTTNGKLDFDKQVQQGWKTYTPKYTTSVFCSKLLGTIKVTSTGRHTLRLDALTTSKGDGNYFDMIQLIPEDEDQVWPMISADGTLVNKDTPYWQIYPYEAEPAPVETPAP; encoded by the coding sequence ATGAAAGCTATGAGAACACCAATAAATAAATCAATTACCCGAAGCTTCATTTCGCTTCTGTCATTTGGTATATTGCTTGCATTTGCGGCATGTACCAATCCAATGGATAATAAGACATTCCGAACAGCCGATACGCAGATGTTGGATGAGTATATGGCTGATGCCAACAATAATCTGACTGATTTCCTGAAAATTGTCGATAAAGCAGACTACAGAGGTATGTTGCACGCCTATGGTACATATACTGTATTTGCACCTGATAATAGTGCAGTACAGGATTACCTCCAGAAAACCGGCAAAACATTAGAGAACCTCACCAAACAAGAGGCGGCTGCTATTGTGGGTTACCATGTGGTAAACGATACAATTTCAACCTCTGATTTTGCCGAAGGTCGTCTGAGCGCACAGAATATTCAAAAAGAATATCTGCTGACTCATACTACGACTCAAACTAATGGCAATATCTCATACCTGGTGAACCGTTCTGCAACCATTATTGACAGAGATGAACGCCTCGGAAATGGTATCCTTCATACATTGGATAAGGTATTGATTAAACCTAATACTACCGTTGCAGGTACAATCGATGCATTGCCGGATGCCGATTATTCGTTCATGAAGCAATTGGTAAAAGATACCCACTTCGATCAGGTATTGGCTAACGATTCCAATAAATACACTTTTATCATGCAGAAGAATAGTGTATTTGCAGCATTAGGAATCAATTCAAAAGACTCTTTGATCAACCGTCTTCGTAAGAATACTCCGGAAATCACCAATACAGACAGTTTGTTGTTACAATTTATTCAGTATCACTGTATTCCACAGCGTACATATATCCGCGACTTCCTGATATCATCTGCTTTATCGACAATGGCTCCTAAACAGGTATTATCATTTAAGATGAGTAAGGATTCAATCCTGATCAATGAATTCATTATCGGTCAGTTGAATGAAAAAGGAATTCAGTTGGACAGAACCGGTGTTTGTACCGATGTATTGTGCTCAAATGGTGTTGTACAGGAAGCTTTAGGTCAGCTTGAGGTGAAAAAACGCAAGCCATACCGCGTGTATTGGGACTTTGCCGATCAGCCTGAGATCAAAGCGCTGAAAGGATATCGTAAGGTAGGTACTTCCGTGCCATTTTCCGATGGTGAACTGAGTGAAATGAGATGGGGTGGAAAAGGCGCTCCAAAAGTAACCTACTATGTAGGCGGCTGGGGTGGCGTTAAAGGTCAGTGGGTAAACGGAGACCAGTTGACATTCCGTCTTGACCCGGGCGTATTGAGCTGGATGGAGATCAAACTCCCATTGCTTATTACCGGTAAATACAAAGTATGGTTCTGCTGGCGTCGTGCCAATCCGGGTACTTTCCGTACAACATTCAAACAGGACGGTGAGGATGACCAGGTTCTACCAACCGTATTTAACCTGGAGGATTATATGCCAATGCCAACTACCGATGGATCAAATGCAGAAGGAAAAAATACAACAAACGGTAAACTGGACTTTGACAAACAGGTGCAGCAGGGCTGGAAAACCTATACTCCGAAATATACTACCAGCGTATTCTGTAGCAAGCTTCTCGGAACGATCAAAGTAACATCTACCGGTCGTCATACATTGCGTCTGGATGCGTTGACAACAAGTAAAGGTGACGGTAACTACTTTGATATGATTCAGCTGATTCCGGAAGATGAAGATCAGGTATGGCCAATGATTTCAGCCGACGGTACACTTGTAAACAAAGATACCCCGTACTGGCAGATTTATCCTTACGAAGCAGAGCCTGCTCCCGTAGAGACACCTGCTCCCTGA
- a CDS encoding fasciclin domain-containing protein produces the protein MSVLLSLLAISCSNKDDYYDRPDWLEAPVYDILKEKGNFSLYLECIDKTPYAKVLKGAGNYTVFAPNDNAFKAFMQKNNYATVADIPVDELKKIVGYTMIYNKYDSNTLGGIAGEYIKRRTSYYKTIYQEKVNGVDSWVADLSTTTGNIMTPFRFIPVLTSKYFRTNSLGDGRADYAHFYPNASFDSIRIQNAGVVEKDIYAENGIIHVLDSVPYVLKNIDELLKENKDGFSSMKNLLDFSYDGTSYYVQYQESNTLTEEYKKLYPEKNITNLYAKFYTGLPFQPNQELYGSSSGSTLGVEQGGYTMIVPSKQAIDNYFSTKILNRGYKTLNELPKEVITDFLQAHMKDELIWPSGYATGQNANGEFLNGEGSRGKTFDQAGVVSSTLASNGILYQTNDVVKSKYFETVFSEILLNPNYQLLNYAMKKFYFSTLMEDLMKSPLTGYIEENYTIILPTDDQLKADGFSYDNVANTFSNRYIANGAEDRLKRIIRMGIFRRIKNSELNTSLPEFVTSKIPTQYDGYGYAVNEYGDVIRYKNNQVQGVGNFLDNKDFVTLTKVGEFNNGVVYKGDKLLQYSPRTTQPSANAGWNDESLYNFVARYVKTTGQGKIFLSYMTRALLNTTDGKLTGIPEGNYYTILIPTDAILNQAKNAIINKFGIVLPDTSSVVATNPTAFRTAQEFVQSCFLSGTVLPDDGEKYIIPSTPANTREMTLSTMMRANAPELGLLQEKTYMTIKKNDDLTMTFIPKDITLGDKTLVDGGIGITKIDQTVTINRTRLNVNTPYYSNFMGPRAVIHAVNNYPWFKIVK, from the coding sequence ATGAGTGTATTGCTCTCTTTGTTGGCCATATCCTGCTCAAACAAAGATGACTATTACGATCGTCCGGACTGGCTCGAGGCTCCTGTCTATGACATTCTGAAAGAAAAGGGCAATTTTTCTTTGTATCTCGAATGTATTGACAAGACACCTTACGCTAAAGTTCTGAAAGGAGCCGGCAATTACACTGTTTTTGCACCGAATGACAATGCCTTCAAGGCATTTATGCAGAAAAACAATTATGCAACAGTTGCCGATATTCCTGTTGATGAGTTGAAAAAAATTGTGGGTTATACCATGATCTACAATAAATACGACTCCAATACGCTTGGCGGAATAGCTGGTGAGTACATAAAAAGAAGAACTTCCTATTATAAAACGATTTATCAGGAAAAAGTAAACGGAGTAGATTCCTGGGTGGCTGATTTAAGTACAACTACCGGAAATATCATGACCCCGTTCCGCTTTATTCCTGTACTGACATCTAAATACTTCAGAACCAATAGCCTTGGAGATGGAAGAGCGGATTATGCGCATTTTTATCCCAATGCCTCTTTTGATTCTATCCGTATTCAGAATGCCGGTGTTGTGGAAAAAGATATCTATGCTGAAAATGGTATCATCCATGTATTGGATTCAGTGCCTTATGTTTTGAAGAACATTGACGAACTGTTGAAAGAAAACAAAGACGGATTTTCTAGCATGAAAAATTTGCTTGATTTCTCTTATGACGGAACTTCTTATTACGTACAATACCAGGAAAGCAACACTCTTACTGAAGAATATAAAAAGCTGTATCCTGAAAAGAATATTACCAATCTGTATGCGAAGTTTTATACCGGTCTGCCTTTCCAGCCTAACCAGGAGCTTTATGGAAGTTCCTCAGGTTCAACCCTTGGCGTTGAGCAGGGTGGTTACACCATGATTGTGCCAAGTAAACAGGCGATCGATAACTATTTCTCGACTAAGATTCTGAACAGAGGTTACAAAACCCTGAATGAGCTGCCCAAAGAGGTCATTACAGACTTCCTGCAAGCTCACATGAAGGACGAACTGATCTGGCCATCAGGTTATGCAACAGGTCAGAATGCCAATGGCGAATTCCTTAATGGAGAAGGTAGCCGCGGTAAAACCTTTGACCAGGCAGGTGTTGTATCATCAACCCTGGCTAGTAATGGTATTTTGTACCAGACTAATGATGTGGTAAAAAGTAAATATTTCGAGACCGTATTTTCAGAAATCCTTTTGAACCCGAATTATCAGCTTCTGAATTATGCGATGAAAAAGTTCTATTTTAGCACCCTGATGGAGGATTTGATGAAATCGCCTCTTACCGGATATATTGAGGAGAACTACACCATTATACTTCCTACAGATGACCAGCTAAAAGCAGACGGTTTTTCTTATGACAATGTGGCTAATACGTTTAGTAACAGATACATTGCAAATGGAGCTGAAGACCGTTTGAAACGAATCATTCGCATGGGTATCTTCCGTCGTATTAAGAATAGTGAACTGAATACTTCTTTGCCTGAGTTTGTAACATCAAAAATCCCAACTCAATATGACGGTTACGGTTATGCCGTAAACGAATATGGCGATGTGATCCGATATAAAAACAATCAGGTACAAGGAGTAGGAAACTTCCTCGATAACAAAGATTTCGTCACACTTACCAAGGTGGGTGAATTTAATAATGGTGTCGTATATAAGGGGGATAAGCTCCTGCAATACAGTCCACGCACCACTCAGCCCTCAGCTAATGCAGGCTGGAACGATGAGTCTTTGTATAATTTCGTTGCCCGCTATGTAAAAACCACCGGTCAGGGTAAAATATTCCTGAGCTATATGACCAGAGCCCTTCTGAATACAACGGATGGAAAACTAACCGGTATCCCAGAGGGAAACTACTATACCATTCTTATCCCGACCGATGCAATATTGAACCAGGCTAAAAATGCAATTATCAACAAGTTTGGCATTGTGCTTCCGGATACCTCTTCCGTTGTAGCAACTAATCCTACCGCTTTCCGTACTGCACAGGAATTCGTTCAATCATGTTTCCTTTCGGGAACAGTATTGCCGGATGACGGAGAGAAGTATATAATTCCTTCAACTCCTGCAAATACCAGAGAAATGACTTTATCCACCATGATGAGGGCTAATGCGCCTGAACTGGGCTTGTTGCAGGAGAAAACCTATATGACCATCAAAAAGAATGATGATCTTACTATGACTTTCATTCCCAAGGATATTACTCTTGGTGATAAGACATTGGTTGATGGTGGCATTGGAATTACAAAAATTGATCAGACTGTAACCATTAACCGTACGCGATTGAATGTGAATACACCCTACTACAGCAACTTTATGGGGCCGCGTGCAGTCATTCATGCTGTAAATAACTACCCTTGGTTTAAGATAGTCAAGTAA
- a CDS encoding SusC/RagA family TonB-linked outer membrane protein, with translation MRNFIYKYLLLISIVLMPCVLHAQGRTMFRGKVTSAQDKMPLPVANVIIKNKDGRLISGAQTDMDGNYSLVVNLTPGCTLEVSYSGFKKKVVPIGQQTLINIALNEESVQLKEAVVVGKKKMNTGMMNIAERDLTVSATKIDAKELEDLAVAGIDDALQGRVAGMDIVANSGTPGAGMSIRIRGTTSINGSSQPLIVVDGFPYETTISADFDFATADEEAYSQMLNIAPDDIKEITVLKDAAATAIYGSRAANGVLLITTKRGAISKPRVSYTFKGSLDERPKGIPTLSGDQYSTLIQEELLNSGISYSPINYPEFAYDVNQPYYFYNYGQNTDWYKSVTQVGKTQDHNVSISGGGEKAQYRVSLGYYDQNGTVIGTDYQRISSRLNIDYNVSSKIKFQGSMSYTHGTNNRNYISYLKSNTDVSTMAFTKMPNMSIYEYDEVGNLTGNYFSPLTTPQGYWSTGGGVYNPVAMANEGKFKLLSDRVTSNLSLIYFPLESLRYQFDVGLDVMNDKTKAFLPQTATGRPWNEVSVNRSDDIDSEAFILQTFQKLIYTPEIGKMHTLQGLLGINTYDKIAQSYKATTGNGASPYLQDPSIAARVANDANLGIYSSSTENRSASIFLNAQYSLLDRYIVNGSIRTDGSSKFGSAYRFGTFPSVSVRYRFSGEPFMKWSSKWLDELSFRASYGVNGNQPKYDFAYISAYNLYNYSYLGEQGTYPGSLELVNLRWEKSIQKNVGLNFAAFQNRINIDLELYKKRTSDLFFYGLDIPTSTGFSSVDMNAGVMDNQGWELSINTIPYKTKDLSISMNFNVARNMNYIRSISEQYPMESGTSTNNGNYLQRLEINQPLGSFYGYRYKGVYLNQDQTIARDANGNKIYTYDNNGNRVPVQMRFAYPSIGYQFQPGDAKYGDINHDGNIDYQDIVYLGNANPLLTGGFGPGIRYKNLTVNAFFNFRYGNDVVNSTKMSLESMNGFDNQSTATLKRWRHSYENESDAPADLLPRAYYKGGYNYLGSDRYVEDGSFLRWKSLTVKYNLDKKVLKRTFISDCNLWLTVQNLYTWTNYTGMDPEVSVGGSDPFKLGYDTSRTPRTKNFTLGVNVSF, from the coding sequence ATGAGAAATTTTATATATAAGTATCTCTTATTGATAAGCATAGTCCTTATGCCATGTGTCTTACATGCACAGGGCCGAACCATGTTTCGTGGTAAAGTGACATCTGCGCAGGATAAGATGCCTCTGCCTGTTGCTAATGTTATTATCAAGAATAAAGACGGACGTCTGATCTCCGGCGCCCAGACAGATATGGACGGTAACTACAGTTTGGTGGTAAATCTTACTCCGGGCTGTACACTTGAAGTCTCATATTCAGGATTTAAGAAGAAAGTAGTTCCTATCGGTCAGCAGACATTGATCAATATTGCTCTTAACGAAGAGTCTGTTCAGTTGAAAGAAGCGGTCGTTGTCGGTAAGAAGAAGATGAATACCGGTATGATGAATATCGCGGAACGGGACCTTACCGTATCGGCCACCAAGATTGACGCTAAAGAGCTTGAAGATCTTGCCGTTGCCGGGATTGACGATGCCTTGCAGGGACGTGTGGCCGGTATGGATATCGTGGCAAACTCCGGTACTCCGGGTGCAGGTATGTCGATTCGTATTCGTGGTACCACCTCTATCAACGGATCATCTCAACCCTTGATCGTTGTGGACGGATTCCCATACGAGACAACGATCTCTGCCGATTTTGACTTTGCCACAGCCGATGAAGAGGCATACTCTCAGATGTTGAATATTGCGCCGGACGATATCAAAGAAATTACCGTATTGAAAGATGCGGCCGCTACCGCTATTTACGGTTCACGTGCAGCAAACGGTGTGCTTTTGATTACCACTAAACGCGGAGCAATCAGTAAGCCACGTGTCTCTTATACTTTTAAAGGTTCATTGGATGAAAGACCGAAAGGTATTCCAACTCTTTCGGGAGACCAGTATTCTACTCTTATCCAGGAGGAATTGCTGAACTCCGGTATTTCATACAGCCCGATCAACTACCCTGAATTTGCTTATGATGTAAATCAGCCGTACTATTTCTATAACTATGGACAAAACACGGATTGGTATAAATCTGTGACTCAGGTGGGTAAAACCCAGGATCATAACGTATCAATCAGTGGTGGTGGCGAGAAAGCTCAATACCGTGTATCCTTAGGCTACTACGATCAGAACGGTACCGTTATCGGAACTGACTATCAGCGTATCTCTTCCCGTTTGAATATTGACTACAACGTTTCCTCAAAGATCAAGTTCCAGGGAAGCATGTCATATACACACGGTACCAATAACCGGAATTATATTTCATATCTGAAAAGTAATACCGACGTTAGTACGATGGCATTCACCAAAATGCCAAACATGAGTATTTACGAATACGATGAAGTAGGTAATCTGACCGGGAACTATTTCTCACCACTGACTACACCGCAAGGTTACTGGAGTACAGGCGGCGGAGTTTATAACCCGGTAGCAATGGCCAACGAAGGTAAATTCAAATTGCTGAGTGACCGTGTTACTTCAAACCTTTCATTGATTTACTTTCCTTTAGAGTCACTGAGATATCAGTTTGATGTCGGTTTGGACGTGATGAATGACAAAACCAAAGCATTCTTACCTCAGACAGCTACTGGCCGTCCATGGAACGAGGTGAGTGTAAACCGTTCGGATGATATTGACAGTGAGGCATTTATTCTCCAGACATTCCAGAAGTTGATCTATACTCCTGAGATTGGTAAAATGCACACCCTTCAGGGACTGTTGGGTATCAATACTTATGACAAGATTGCCCAGAGTTACAAAGCGACTACCGGTAACGGTGCAAGTCCATACCTTCAGGACCCGTCTATAGCAGCACGTGTAGCCAATGATGCAAATCTTGGTATTTACTCAAGCTCTACTGAAAACAGATCGGCGTCAATCTTCCTGAATGCTCAGTATAGCCTGCTGGACCGTTATATCGTTAATGGTAGCATCCGTACTGACGGTAGCTCTAAGTTTGGTAGCGCATACCGTTTCGGAACATTCCCAAGTGTCTCTGTCCGTTATCGTTTTTCAGGCGAACCTTTCATGAAATGGTCCAGCAAATGGCTTGATGAGTTAAGTTTCCGTGCCAGTTATGGTGTAAACGGTAACCAACCCAAATATGACTTTGCATACATCAGTGCATACAACCTGTATAACTACTCCTACCTCGGAGAACAAGGTACTTACCCGGGAAGCCTTGAGTTGGTTAACCTTCGCTGGGAGAAATCGATCCAGAAAAACGTGGGGTTAAACTTTGCCGCGTTCCAGAATCGTATCAATATTGACCTTGAGCTTTATAAGAAACGTACCAGCGATTTATTCTTCTACGGACTGGATATCCCGACTTCTACCGGTTTCTCTTCTGTGGATATGAATGCCGGGGTGATGGATAACCAGGGATGGGAGTTGTCAATCAACACTATACCTTATAAAACAAAAGATCTCTCTATTTCGATGAACTTCAACGTGGCCCGAAATATGAACTATATCCGTAGTATTTCCGAGCAATATCCTATGGAGAGCGGAACCAGTACCAATAATGGGAACTATTTGCAGAGACTTGAGATCAACCAGCCTCTGGGTTCTTTCTACGGTTACCGTTATAAAGGTGTTTACCTGAATCAGGACCAGACCATTGCACGTGATGCTAACGGTAATAAGATTTATACCTATGACAACAATGGTAACCGGGTGCCTGTGCAGATGAGATTTGCATATCCTTCTATCGGTTATCAGTTCCAACCGGGGGATGCTAAATATGGGGATATCAACCACGATGGTAATATTGACTATCAGGATATTGTGTATCTGGGAAATGCCAACCCGTTGTTGACCGGAGGTTTCGGTCCCGGTATCCGGTATAAGAATCTGACTGTAAATGCATTCTTCAACTTCAGATATGGAAACGACGTGGTTAACTCAACCAAGATGTCTCTGGAGAGTATGAACGGATTCGATAATCAGAGTACTGCGACTCTTAAACGCTGGAGACACTCGTATGAGAATGAATCAGATGCACCGGCTGACCTTTTGCCAAGAGCTTACTATAAAGGTGGATACAACTATCTTGGTTCTGACCGATACGTAGAGGATGGATCATTCCTGCGCTGGAAATCATTGACCGTAAAATATAACTTAGATAAGAAAGTGCTGAAAAGAACATTTATCAGTGACTGTAATTTATGGTTGACAGTTCAGAACCTCTACACCTGGACTAACTACACAGGTATGGATCCGGAGGTATCAGTCGGCGGAAGTGATCCGTTCAAGTTGGGTTATGATACTTCACGTACTCCGCGTACAAAGAATTTCACTTTAGGTGTTAACGTTTCATTCTAA
- a CDS encoding fasciclin domain-containing protein, with the protein MNKVFNKIIFPLAFLAMILASCNVWDDHLESKGTRLEGSVLSALKNRADLSTFYQMVVATGYDTILTGAVEVTVLAPSNEALASYANATPEEKKSLVKNHIAFYSYSSAELSKMDNVTMLNGKKLDLKVVNIDATVRDLLCDNGILHKVDNAVQSTLNLFEYVSSLQKGTYPQVDSIMGQTKKVMDMDRSIQTGYKNNKPVYDTVWVTQNHLLDRVKIQNEDSSYTLVVLTADNYNQLSQKYAKYMQQKTETETDSLVFDEIYSDLIFKGNDPTNAVSKAVSGVNVDFSKASVVSEYKASNGTVRVMKGVDIKIYNNKIKEFTVQGEDYSGTYNLSYVSVRSRPWASGGKDVMVSSRTTQAITGVVNGTGVSTSWNFYYPGLRTNSSATVSTATNFYLEYKARLYSANYDVYWVAHSDYSSHIGVYPGMSNDSLHVEQKMYVSYPSYPSLYRASNGEIKNNTLGVNNQFAGECCLYGMTVAGKINPATGKPYETKLRKYRMLTDAATQYISTSVANYDGIIECPRAGLATFFVTNTATGMVSGTDTGGLMFLDYIRFVPKVDVND; encoded by the coding sequence ATGAATAAGGTATTCAATAAAATAATTTTTCCTCTGGCGTTTCTTGCGATGATTCTTGCCTCATGTAATGTATGGGATGATCATCTGGAATCCAAGGGTACAAGACTGGAAGGTTCTGTATTAAGCGCTTTGAAAAACAGAGCTGATTTATCCACATTTTATCAAATGGTCGTAGCTACCGGCTACGATACCATTTTGACCGGAGCGGTTGAGGTAACCGTTTTAGCTCCTTCGAATGAAGCGTTGGCATCCTATGCCAATGCTACTCCTGAAGAAAAGAAGTCGTTGGTAAAGAACCATATCGCGTTTTACAGTTACAGCTCTGCCGAATTATCCAAAATGGATAATGTAACCATGTTGAATGGCAAAAAGCTGGATCTTAAAGTTGTTAATATCGATGCAACCGTTCGAGACCTGTTGTGTGATAACGGCATCCTTCATAAAGTGGATAATGCCGTGCAGTCAACCCTGAATCTATTTGAGTATGTCAGCTCTTTGCAGAAAGGCACATACCCTCAGGTGGATTCAATAATGGGCCAGACTAAAAAAGTGATGGATATGGATCGCAGTATTCAGACAGGCTACAAAAATAATAAGCCGGTCTATGATACGGTATGGGTAACTCAAAATCACCTGTTGGACCGTGTGAAGATTCAGAATGAAGATTCTTCTTATACATTGGTCGTACTGACTGCCGATAATTATAACCAATTATCACAGAAGTACGCGAAATATATGCAGCAAAAGACTGAAACTGAAACCGACTCACTGGTTTTCGATGAGATCTACTCCGATCTTATCTTCAAAGGAAATGATCCTACCAATGCTGTGTCGAAAGCCGTTTCGGGTGTAAATGTTGACTTTTCAAAGGCTTCTGTTGTTTCTGAGTATAAAGCATCTAATGGTACGGTTCGTGTGATGAAAGGGGTTGATATTAAAATCTACAACAACAAAATCAAAGAGTTTACCGTTCAGGGCGAAGATTACTCTGGTACATACAACCTCAGTTATGTTTCAGTACGCTCACGTCCATGGGCAAGCGGAGGTAAGGATGTGATGGTTTCAAGCCGCACCACACAAGCCATTACCGGAGTGGTTAATGGTACCGGTGTTTCTACTTCATGGAACTTCTATTACCCGGGATTGCGTACCAACAGTAGTGCAACCGTTTCTACTGCAACCAACTTCTATCTGGAGTACAAAGCCAGACTTTATTCGGCAAACTATGATGTGTACTGGGTTGCTCACAGTGATTATTCATCTCATATAGGCGTCTATCCGGGCATGAGCAACGACTCGCTTCATGTAGAGCAAAAAATGTACGTTTCATATCCGTCATATCCGTCCTTATACAGAGCAAGCAACGGTGAGATTAAAAATAATACACTGGGGGTAAATAACCAGTTTGCCGGTGAATGTTGCCTGTATGGAATGACCGTTGCCGGTAAGATTAATCCGGCTACCGGAAAACCGTACGAAACTAAACTTCGCAAGTACCGTATGCTTACAGATGCCGCAACACAATATATCAGTACTTCCGTGGCGAACTATGACGGTATAATCGAATGCCCTAGAGCCGGTTTGGCAACATTCTTTGTGACCAACACTGCAACCGGAATGGTATCTGGTACCGATACCGGTGGATTGATGTTCCTGGACTATATCCGCTTTGTACCAAAGGTTGACGTAAACGATTAA
- a CDS encoding RagB/SusD family nutrient uptake outer membrane protein, with translation MRNKIYIYCLLLLTLIATPGCSDWLDLKPTDGVPRQDYWKTKEDVSSFMTGIYSSMLNTDLVSKMFLWGEMRADMITSSPRVSLINLDQIMDGEISAANPLCKWSSFYKTINQCNTLLKFAPDAQVNDESFTPQMLKEYEAQAVVIRSLMYFYLVRTFGDVPFIRDAYVDNSKTMSVAKNTQEEIIPELIKDLNAVMDNVPYKYSNTNQALNKGKVTRWMAESLLADIYLWNEQYAECNALCDEVINSGQFSLYPVGREEVVIEGTTPELNDTIYIASENDASAMFQSVYVNGNSSESIFELQFNDQAYNPFYAMMSQAVGYVAAKTDVLSEMIYTPSQINHNFSDIRESMAQSKGYIWKYMGKARINGTERIQSEMTNHYILYRLPEIYLMKAEALTQIGINTNDQDKLKEAYDALKIVRDRANATDGTDLLAGASSIDGATLERFVMNEKARELAYEGKRWFDVLRNAKRNSYKHLDYLTELAQYSAPSEKVVTLQTKYKNKLSHYLPIYSGELETNPKLVQNAFYDDGKSSK, from the coding sequence ATGAGGAACAAAATTTATATATATTGTTTACTGCTTTTGACCCTGATCGCTACCCCCGGATGTAGCGACTGGTTAGATCTCAAACCGACTGACGGTGTACCCCGTCAGGATTACTGGAAAACCAAAGAGGATGTATCATCATTTATGACCGGTATTTATTCTTCCATGTTGAATACGGATCTGGTTAGTAAAATGTTTTTGTGGGGCGAGATGAGAGCAGACATGATCACATCAAGTCCCCGTGTAAGCCTTATTAACCTGGATCAGATTATGGATGGTGAGATTTCTGCCGCTAATCCGCTTTGTAAGTGGTCATCATTCTACAAAACAATCAACCAGTGTAATACATTGCTGAAGTTTGCTCCTGATGCACAGGTAAATGACGAATCATTCACCCCGCAAATGCTGAAAGAGTATGAAGCGCAGGCAGTAGTGATCCGTTCACTGATGTACTTCTATCTTGTACGCACTTTCGGTGATGTGCCTTTTATCAGAGATGCTTATGTGGATAACTCCAAAACAATGAGTGTTGCTAAAAATACTCAGGAGGAGATCATTCCCGAGCTTATCAAAGACCTGAATGCGGTAATGGATAATGTGCCTTACAAATATTCAAATACCAATCAGGCTTTGAATAAAGGTAAAGTTACCCGTTGGATGGCAGAATCGCTCCTGGCTGATATCTACTTATGGAATGAGCAATACGCCGAATGTAATGCACTTTGTGATGAAGTAATCAATTCGGGACAGTTTAGCCTGTATCCTGTAGGCCGTGAAGAGGTCGTTATCGAAGGTACAACACCTGAGCTAAATGATACCATTTACATTGCCAGTGAAAATGACGCTTCAGCGATGTTCCAGTCAGTATATGTTAACGGAAACAGTTCAGAAAGTATTTTCGAACTGCAATTTAACGACCAGGCTTACAATCCGTTTTACGCGATGATGAGCCAGGCGGTAGGGTATGTCGCTGCAAAGACAGATGTCCTGTCAGAAATGATCTATACTCCAAGCCAGATCAATCATAACTTCTCGGATATTCGTGAGTCGATGGCGCAAAGCAAAGGTTACATCTGGAAATACATGGGTAAAGCCAGAATTAACGGTACAGAGCGTATCCAGTCAGAAATGACGAATCACTATATCTTATACCGACTTCCTGAAATTTATCTGATGAAAGCTGAGGCATTGACTCAAATCGGGATAAATACCAATGACCAGGATAAACTGAAAGAGGCCTATGACGCTCTGAAAATTGTTCGTGACAGAGCCAATGCGACTGACGGAACAGATTTGCTTGCCGGCGCTTCATCAATTGATGGCGCTACACTTGAGCGATTTGTGATGAATGAAAAAGCCCGCGAACTGGCTTATGAAGGGAAACGCTGGTTTGATGTTCTTCGTAATGCAAAACGAAACAGTTACAAACACCTCGATTATCTGACAGAGCTTGCTCAATACAGCGCTCCGTCAGAAAAGGTGGTCACCTTGCAGACTAAATACAAAAATAAGCTCAGCCATTATTTGCCAATCTATTCGGGTGAGTTGGAGACCAATCCGAAGTTAGTTCAAAATGCATTCTATGATGATGGAAAATCAAGTAAATGA